ACATAAATAACCCCAAACCGCGTTCAAAACCAAACCTTCAAAAGCCCATcattcccctctctctctacatttgttttaataaaaataataaaaggaggcagagagagagagacgagagaattttattttccttttccttttcaattagcTAATTgtacaagaaaagaaaggataGGAGAAGGATTACTACTAGTAGTAGATCCGGCACCGGTTTGAAAGTTATAATGGAAGGAGTCGGGGCACGGCTGGGGAGGTCTTCCACTCGCTACGGGCCGGCCACGGTGTTCAGTGGGCCGGTGAGGAAGTGGAAGAAGAGATGGGTCCATGTCAACCCATCATCCAACCACAACAGCTTTCACTCTCATCACCATAACGCTACTActaatgctgctgctgcttcttcttcagCCGCTAATCATTCGAGCTCTTCTAACGGTAATAACGGCTCCCATCTATTGCTTTACAAGTGGACCGCTTTGTCTCAATCCAACGGTTCCTCATCTACTACTAACCACTTCAACggtaataatattaatactacTAACGAAATTGCTAATCTCTCCAATGGCGACGTCACCGAGGAGCCTCCCAGGCGTAAATTCAAATACATCCCGGTAttgtttttcgttttcttttctttggttcaattggattaattgtttttttctttttagtatcTTGATTTTAAAGATTACATGGGATTTTGTGGAATTAGGTTGCCTGATTTAGATCTGGATCCTGGATGAACAgtgccttttgttttctcagtAAAACCCTAGCCTAACAAATAGAGGAATTCTGGAGAAAATACTTAACGGGTTTTGTTAGATTGTCAGGATTTTACGAGGgctttttgaatgtttttgtttttcttgcttgcattgatgtttatttgagaaaaGCGAACTAAAATAACAAGTGCCAATGGCGATTCAGGCTTGCACAAGGGACAGTTTGGGCTTGATACTGAAAAGGATTGCAACTCCAGTAGGATTTCAAAGCTATAATTCTCAGTCACCCTAGGACACTGTGGACTTGGTACCGAAAGACTGCCTCACTGGTAGTATTTGTAGATTGTGATGTAGACACTTTAACTTTCTGACATTCCTTTTCAAGTTtactttaatttgctttttgGCTACCTTCTAGAGTTTTCAGACATGTACTTGGGTATAGATTCCATCCTCATTCTATTGGCAATATAACAAATATTCCATTTCGTGGGTTTTCCCTGATCCCAAAAGGTTTTCCTAAGTTAATTACGAGGAAAATGACATTGTTGGATAGTGTCAATTACACTACAGGTAGTTACAGTTATAAAGCCTTTCAAGGATGCAATTGGTACAAGAAAACTTGCATGAGTTTTACACCTGTAAAGCACAATACGTTTGGTTATGTGGTAATCAGTGTAGTTATATCAGTCAATTACACAGAACATGGAATGATGTTCAGCTGAAATGAATGAGAGAACACAACTGTGTTTATGCTAATTGTCTATGGTTTTCGTTTTTCACTAGCTTATGCTTGGTTGACTAGCACAAACAAAAGGGTAAACTAGAGGTTCAGTGATGGTTCAAAGTAAGGTGTCGGTGGATGCACCCGTGGCTCAATTAGAACTTGGGTTGGTTCGAATTGCTAGCATATATGTCAATTAACTTTAGGATATTTTCCTTCAGTTCAAAGTGTTTGGTACCCATGCCCTTGTTAAAGTTAATTGGCAGTTTGCTGTCTTAGCTTGATTTATTTGAATGGTAGTGAGGGCAGAGCTATTGATTTAGCAATGCAAATacctttttttggaaaatacaGTTATCATGCATCAAATCCTCTATAAATCTAATTATTCTCATGTTCCAAGCATGTTCAATGAGGCTTCAGAAATTGGATGCCCTTGTAGCAATCAATGAAAGGCTTTATTGGAGAGATTTTTAGAGCCTCTTTGCTTGTCCTTATTGAATACAATTGTTCCTTATCCTCAAGAATAAGAGAAAGTGAGAAACTAAAGCTTGTAAATGATGATATAGTGTGCCTACAATTGTTGTGGGTTCAGTGTGAAAGAAATGCTTTAGAATTACTAAATCACAAGGCAGTAGCAAAGTTTTGTGAGGCTGTCTGTATACTGGCTGCTCTCATTGCAATGCGAAGCTAATGACATCTaccctttgtttttttggttggtTCGCAACTCAATATTATAGCAAGCCAAGAGCCTGAAAGTTGTCTTGTTAGTTTAAGTTGAGTGCAGTAGATCATTATTGGAATGTCAAGATGTACACATGACATTTATATATCTTACATTGCGGGCTTTAAAATCTCTGGGTGCTTAGAGTGATGTCCTACATCACATGTCCAGGGTTACAAAACAATGCATCTAGTTATAAACAAGTTCTGTGGTCACCATTCATCTAGCTTTGGAAGACATGGTGCTTCATTGTGGCATGAAGATGGTACTGCCACACATTTTGAAACAGTTGCGTGGACAAAATTCTTGTAtagttttccttttattctatTTGTCACACACT
The DNA window shown above is from Populus trichocarpa isolate Nisqually-1 chromosome 4, P.trichocarpa_v4.1, whole genome shotgun sequence and carries:
- the LOC18097317 gene encoding uncharacterized protein LOC18097317: MEGVGARLGRSSTRYGPATVFSGPVRKWKKRWVHVNPSSNHNSFHSHHHNATTNAAAASSSAANHSSSSNGNNGSHLLLYKWTALSQSNGSSSTTNHFNGNNINTTNEIANLSNGDVTEEPPRRKFKYIPVDLLEKQKKEAEEQEASEKFDDESKPSDTDPNAAEPVSKSDSADEKPDINDVPMEENQDGNQVVRQDLNESTLDLSLGLLS